CATCTTGAATTTGCTGTGAAACACCTTTTTGAGGCCGAGTATAAACTATGCAACGATGTTTTTGAAAGGATGGGGTTGGACGTTTGGAAGAGCTGTTTTGCTAAGATAGCTGCTCAGGCTGGATTTCTCGCCTTCCTGCAGTTTGGAAAGACGGTTACAGAAAGCAAGAAGGATCCGATCAAGATGTTGAAGCTTCTCGACATCTTTGATTCGTTAAGCAAGCTTAGATTGGATTTCAATAAACTCTTTGGTGGAGCTCCGTGTGCTGACATTCAGAATCTGACTCGGGATCTTATCAAGAGGCTGATTGAAGGCGCGTGTGAGATTTTCTGGGAGCTTCTGGTTCAGGTCGAGCTGCAGAGACAGACGCCTCCGCCTCCAGATTGTAGTATCCCTAGAGTGGTGACTTTCATCACTGATTACTGCAATAAGCTTCTTGGCGATGATTATAAACCGATCCTCACGCAAGCCCTAGTCATCGAGAGAAGCTGGAAGCACGAAAAGTTCCAAGAACGTATCCTTATTAATGAGCTCTTGAACTTGGTTAAAGCCATAGAGCACAACTTGGAGACTTGGTCGAAGGGTTATGACGATCCTGCCTCGTCGTATCTGTTCCTGATGAACAACCACTGGCATCTATACAAGTATTTGAAAGACACGAAGCTTGGTGGCCTGCTCGGAGATTCCTGGTTGAGGGATCACGAGCAGGGCACGGGGTATTATTCCTCCTTGTACTTGCGCGAGAGCTGGGGCAAGCTCCCAGCTCTTTTGAGCCGGGAGGGGTTGATCTTGTTCTCTGGCGGGCGTGCCACTGCTCGTAACTTGGTGAAAAAGAGGTTGAAAGAATTCAACGAGGCATTTGACGAGATGTACAAGAAGCAGGCGAGCTGGATCGTTGCAGATAAGGATTTGAGGGACAAGACGCGCCATGCCATAGTTCAGACGATCGTGCCTGTTTACCGGAGCTACATGCAGAACTACGGCCCTCTGGTGGAGCAAGACCAGAGCGCGAGCAAGTACGCGAAATACACAGTGCAGTCGATCGAGAAGATGTTCGATTCTCTCTTCCTTCCGAGACCTCTGAAACAGGGGAGCAGTTTCAAGGCGAGGCGAATGAGTGGGAAGTTCAACAATGCCGTTGTGGATCAGTATAAGACTTCTCCGGTCACTGTATAGCTGCCTTTGACAAGATGAACATCTTGCTGCTTGGGGTTTTAGAGGGAAATTTTATGTTAAGTCTACTCATTCATGACTTGTCTCTATTTTGCAatctttaataaatatttatgtgtATTGTAGCTGTCTGTGCTATTATTTCGGACAAGTTTGTTTAGAAGTTTGAGAACTTTGATTCTTCGTTAGTAAAGCACGAAGaatgtgacaaattatgtgCTGCAAAaaagtgtattttttttggcgACTTCCTGTTATACTCTTTGGAATGATGAATGTGACTaggggtgtgcattcgggtttcggttcggtttttcgcTCAAACCGAATCGAACCCGAAAAACTGAATTTAGGCTAAAAttgaaaccgaaccgaaaaattgaaaaatcgaacttaaaaaaccgaaccaaaccgaaaaaatcgaaattttaaaacaaaactgaaaaaccgaaaaaaatagtatatattaatagggatgtaatcaattgctaactaattaccaatcccaaattgagaccaattttcaaccattagattagaagatcttgtggttaatatgatgccaagtgtaatatattttaaatttaaataattattaattaaattaaaagggtattaatgtcaaatctatatgtagtaattataactaactactttctctctcctcaaaatcatctcaaatctttaaatttacgtaactctctcaatttaaattattttttcgcaaaaaatatatcaaattaaagataatttaataaggattccaacgagatctcaattgcatatgttccgacgatgttcgggtgatgaaatttgataaattatatttcaattttcgtacatgttgataagcagctattttcaacaaatgcaacaaaaaatctcaatatattgtaggcaaaatctcaatattatgcatgtccaatctcaataaaaatgtgttgatattccaatgtcatattgttgatatttgtaatacacaatgttgatataaaaaaacactcacgaaaattatcatatgataacataatgacgatattacccttttgttgatattttgtctactatttattgagattttgtgagctttaatctcatccactcattttaaaatctaagggtggagatttagtcttgattttggattagggtgctaaaagcattagaataggaccatatattaatatatataatttattgtattttatatatactaatagaatataaatatatataatataaaattaatagaatatatataatatttattatataaaaatatattaaaagaatatatactatatatgatataatatactaaattaatagaataaaaatataataatatatttaaaatataattcggtttttcggtttttttttttcgcccaaaccaaaccgaaccgaaaaactgaaatttttgtatttttataaccgaaccgaaccgaatttcaaaatttcggtttggttcggttcgggtattcggttttcggtttatttgctcacccctaaatgtgacaaattataTGACTATGAATGCGACTTTATTGATATCCCTGTATTTATtatgaagattttttttactatgtaTTAAAATGAGTATGAATCTATTAAACCCCTAGACAAGAGAAAAAGACTACATTcgtcaataaataaaataaaaataaagttgtaaatgacacgagttttaatgcgcAATTAGTAAAGGATGAGAAATTCACGAAAAAGATGGTGAAAGTAGTGTAATTAGTAAAGTGAGCGAAAGTGAGGAAAAAGGTGGTGAAAGTGGTGTTATTGATTATGAGTTTATATTTAGAATGATGTGGAGGTTTAGTATTGGTTTAAGACGTTTTATTTTCagaattagtctaattttgatAGACGTCCCAaaatagttgagtcatttttttatcgTGAGAAGTTTGCTCacagttgagtcatttcccttcgtcccaaggTAGTTAAATTGTAGTATTCCGTTTTTGTTTGTCACAAGTtagttgagttttttttttttggtaaaaaaattattccttCTCTATATTACTCTCTTTCATCTCtgttacttttctctctccactttaacttttAACAAATCAAGTCCGTGATCAAAATAAATGTCTCAATTACcttgggatgaagggagtaataattaacaCTTTTCacacttttactttactcttaaattattctttctattttattcattttctactaCTACATTCCTTCTACTCCATATTTTCCcccttttacatttttatatatctagTTAGGGTcctgttaggttgagattttttagcttaattgagaattgagatgtaTTTTTAGCCACTCATCCACAACATTTTTGAAATGTCAACTGCAAGTAGATTATGTCAACTAAAAGGTATTATCGTCAATAGCCTgtacatcaaatgtcaacaacttatagaaaaatgtcaacagcttgtcAATAGcttgtatattaaaatgtcaacataacaatatataaaatatatcaaatgtcaatcaGTTCAGCAACTTGTATTaatatgtcaacaacttgtataaatatgtcaacaacttgtataaagtgtcaacaacacaaaaacaatTCTTGCAATTAGAAACCAACaactattttatcttaatttttttattaggcACAAGTTCTGGCATCATGATCATTCAACACATGTCAATAGCCTgcatatcaaatgtcaacagcttgtatatcaaatatcaacagcttgtcaacaacttgtataTAGTGTCAACAACTGAAAAACAAttcttgtaattaaaaaataacaactattttaCGGCTCTgcacatcatcatcatcatcaatagAATCCACACTCTTTTCCTCAACGATCTCGCCCTCTCCATAGTCATCATCATCTTTTCCATCTTCCTCCAGAAAGGGGTGCCCCGAGACTAGCGACGAAGCCTTCTGaatcaattcatcaaacaCCTGGAGAATCCGATAGAGCTCCACCACCTCTACCGCCTCCTTGCACTGCTGATGGCTACGGAACGACACCGTCGCTCTCTTCACCTCCTGCAGCACGGAGAAGAGCTCCGGCAGCATGCCCTGCGGCGGAGGCTGTTTCTTCTTTGAGATCTCGTCTAGCTGGAGGTGCTGCTCAGTTTCGACGGTCTAGAGCACGGAATTCACTGCCGCGACTTGCACGATGGACGGCTGCGTCGACATGGATTTGTAGATTGCGGTGATTTCGTCCATTGCGGCGGCGTAGGTTGCTGCAATGGCAGAGGGTTAGATGGGATTCGGGGGCAAATTGTGACCTTTTATAAAACAACCCTAATTAAACACATGaaattaccattctgccctttcataattaattaatctaaaaatatttttcatgtgtcAAATTCTgaaccactcatttaataaaaatcagTGGCTGAtaatgcatctcaattctcaattaggctTAAAAAATCTTAATTGTACACAACCTTATCTTGttaacataataaatagtactatttcttaaactttgtgctaaaatttttttatctcaaGTATGAGTAGGCCTGCAAATTCAGGTACGCACGGGTACCAAAACCCGAAATCTGTAAAATATCATACCCAATGCCCAATCCGTATGTTAATTCGGATACCTTAATACCCGAtgcgggtacccaaacccaATTAATCGGGTACCTGTAAACCCGaaacattatatttaaaacttaatctatttaaattaattatattgagatAAGTATAggagtaaataaaaataacataataactTATTGGCTATTGTTAAAAGTTCAAACTTCAATCTCAAACCACGTTTATCGGTGGAAACGGTCGACCGCCACCTCATttgcaatttaaaaaaaaaggaaaattgatGGAGCGGTCTCTCTCTCACCAAGACCGTGGCCTCTTTCACCCCAACCACCGACCGCTTGGTCTTCATCCCTTCATCCAATGAGATTGTGCCAAATGGCACAATCTCATTggttgatatatatattttttaaaatttatatatctttaacatattatattcaaaaattataaaaattatatcaaaattcataatttttcttcctctataaatagagaccacatttgctatagttttgcataaaaaaaaaatcatctttcCTACTCCTATAATCCTTCTTGTTTcatacaatttcatattttttttgtttcctttgTTGTTAACTATGGAGGATGATGAGATATTCTCCGGTTCcctaaatttcaatatttcccaaaacatcAATCCTTCTCAAAATTTCGATCCTTCCCAAGATTATTTCCctagatttgatgattttccGAGTTCTAATCAATTTCAAAGTCCAGTTCAAAACCAACCGTCAAGCAAAGACAAATCAAAAACCAACACGAGTGCTTCAAACACTCCACATGGTTGGAGTGAGCAAGAAGACATGACATTAATGTCTGCTTGGTCTTTCTTCAGCAAAAATGCAATTGTTGGCACCAACCAAACTAGTTTCCATCTGTGGAAAAATGTTACTGATCTGTATGAgcaaacaagaaaagaaaatccaaCAATGGGCCAACCAAGAAGTACGGAGTCATTGAGACAACGCTACAAACGAATCAATGCAAATGTCTCAAAGTGGATTGGTGCATACAAACATGCGCATGATCGAGCTACGAGTGGCCAATCTAAAGAGGACATTGAGAAAACCGCTCAACAACTGTATGGTAAGAACAAGTTTACTCACCATAAGGTTTTTGAGGAGGTGATGAGATACAATCCCAAGtgggaattgaaattgaatagcACTGGTTCAATGTGTTTCCAGCCAGATGAAGATAGTCTTGAAAAAAGTCGTGGGAGCTCAAAAAGGTCGAAGACTAGTGAGGAAGGAGGACCTCAAATCGACTCCACTCCTGAGAGTCGTTCTTCTACATTGCAACGTCCTATTGGGAGAGATCAGGCTAAAGCTAAGGCTAAAAGAAAAGGCAAAGAAGTTGCAACACCATCATATACAATTCCTAATGATTTCACTGCAGCACTGCGTGAAATGAGAGTCACACGTGAAAGGGAATGTGATATTCAGGAACGGAAGATCAAGGCAGCTATCCTTACTCCGTTGATGGCTAGGAGGGACTTAACtccagaagaagaagatctGAAACGCGCTCTAATAGCAGAGTTGTTTGGGAAGTGATCgtagtttatatattttcaatgtGTGTTTCTTAGTATGTAACTTTCAAGTTCTGTTGCTTAG
The genomic region above belongs to Salvia hispanica cultivar TCC Black 2014 chromosome 3, UniMelb_Shisp_WGS_1.0, whole genome shotgun sequence and contains:
- the LOC125215676 gene encoding exocyst complex component EXO70A1-like, yielding MDKGIENLISARKLLKANVEKSKALGLSLEKAGPRLNEINQRLPTLEVAIRPIRAQRDALSTVGGHINRAVVPAAAVLKVFDAIHGLEKSLSDAQHNLQGYLGVLKRLEEALRFLGDHCGMAIQWLGDIVEYLEDHKVADDWYISGLKKALDSLRRLEVGEEKGRLDGGLYVVAVNRLENEFRRLLTENSIPLPMSSQSLPGEQACIAPSPLPVAVIHKLQAILGRLITDGRLENCVAIYIEVRSSNVRASLQALNLDYLEISVSEFNDVASIEVYIAQWGKHLEFAVKHLFEAEYKLCNDVFERMGLDVWKSCFAKIAAQAGFLAFLQFGKTVTESKKDPIKMLKLLDIFDSLSKLRLDFNKLFGGAPCADIQNLTRDLIKRLIEGACEIFWELLVQVELQRQTPPPPDCSIPRVVTFITDYCNKLLGDDYKPILTQALVIERSWKHEKFQERILINELLNLVKAIEHNLETWSKGYDDPASSYLFLMNNHWHLYKYLKDTKLGGLLGDSWLRDHEQGTGYYSSLYLRESWGKLPALLSREGLILFSGGRATARNLVKKRLKEFNEAFDEMYKKQASWIVADKDLRDKTRHAIVQTIVPVYRSYMQNYGPLVEQDQSASKYAKYTVQSIEKMFDSLFLPRPLKQGSSFKARRMSGKFNNAVVDQYKTSPVTV
- the LOC125215210 gene encoding glutathione S-transferase T2-like; protein product: MEDDEIFSGSLNFNISQNINPSQNFDPSQDYFPRFDDFPSSNQFQSPVQNQPSSKDKSKTNTSASNTPHGWSEQEDMTLMSAWSFFSKNAIVGTNQTSFHLWKNVTDLYEQTRKENPTMGQPRSTESLRQRYKRINANVSKWIGAYKHAHDRATSGQSKEDIEKTAQQLYGKNKFTHHKVFEEVMRYNPKWELKLNSTGSMCFQPDEDSLEKSRGSSKRSKTSEEGGPQIDSTPESRSSTLQRPIGRDQAKAKAKRKGKEVATPSYTIPNDFTAALREMRVTRERECDIQERKIKAAILTPLMARRDLTPEEEDLKRALIAELFGK